The following are from one region of the Vicinamibacterales bacterium genome:
- a CDS encoding ABC transporter permease: protein MHGISQDVRVALRQLARRPAFSAIVLATLALGIGATTTFFSILNGVALRPLPFADADRLVAVDRAARGAAVRSRLTVEQFISVREAAGIAEAVAYVARPVTLSGEGGAVQAAGAEVSGDLFALLGTPLLRGRSIGDGDTSPVAVIGHDLWTGRFGASDAALGASIAIDGVPHTIVGIAPAGFAFPADARIWLTLRRDARRGVDVAARLRDGVPPAEAAAALAGLEPSQTGGAPDNRAWTIAARPLRDAVLGSKQRDAALILLLASGVVLVVACANLAGLLLAYVSGRRHELAVRAAIGAARWRLVRQVMTESALLAVAGGALGVLVASWGTDLFVNTLGKPGGASWLTFSIDARVVAFAFAAAAATSTILGVAPAIGASRVDIRGVLQEDQQASGSRRRARLRGAMVAAQVALSLGLVTGGASIVTSALAMDDVHPGFERAGLVVVRAPLPDARFDSTALRMDLVDSMRARLAAVAGVSAVSAISHAPLVDRNVPATGFIVEGWTATASPPAATFRFVDADYFDAMRIPVRRGRAFTAREARDERSASVIINETMARRHWPDRDPIGARLRLPGAANPSAWFTVVGVVGDVAQRALPGPPESQMYYTLPNGRDVAFVVRTAGESSAAVDAVRTAAAGVDPAVAVTVHTMDGTYRAYAEDRRLQGFVLGSLGAVALLVAALGVFGVMSLTVAERHREIAIRAALGGTPRAILQLILGSALRLVSIGVGAGLLLAFAATAFLSSIFFGLRAFDPALFAGAATLLGGAALAASWWPARTAARVDPMAALKLK, encoded by the coding sequence GTGCATGGCATCAGTCAGGACGTTCGCGTCGCTCTCCGTCAACTCGCCCGCCGTCCGGCGTTCAGCGCGATCGTCCTGGCGACGCTCGCCCTGGGCATCGGCGCGACGACGACCTTCTTTTCAATCCTGAACGGCGTGGCCCTGCGGCCGCTGCCGTTCGCGGACGCCGATCGCCTGGTCGCCGTGGACCGCGCCGCGCGCGGCGCGGCGGTCCGATCGAGACTCACCGTCGAACAGTTCATCTCCGTGCGCGAGGCGGCCGGCATCGCCGAGGCGGTGGCGTACGTCGCGCGCCCTGTCACGCTGAGCGGCGAGGGGGGCGCGGTGCAGGCGGCCGGGGCGGAAGTCTCCGGCGATCTGTTCGCGCTGCTCGGGACGCCGCTCCTGCGCGGCCGCTCGATCGGCGACGGCGACACGTCACCGGTTGCGGTCATCGGACACGATCTGTGGACCGGACGCTTCGGCGCCAGCGACGCGGCGCTCGGCGCGTCGATCGCGATCGACGGCGTGCCCCACACCATCGTCGGTATCGCCCCTGCCGGTTTCGCGTTTCCCGCCGACGCGCGGATCTGGCTGACGCTGCGGCGCGACGCGCGGCGCGGCGTGGACGTCGCGGCGCGGCTGCGCGACGGCGTCCCGCCCGCCGAAGCCGCGGCGGCACTCGCCGGACTGGAACCGTCGCAGACCGGCGGCGCCCCGGACAACCGCGCGTGGACGATCGCGGCGCGCCCGCTGCGGGACGCCGTCCTCGGCTCGAAGCAGCGTGACGCGGCGCTGATCCTGCTGCTCGCGTCCGGCGTCGTGCTCGTCGTCGCGTGCGCGAATCTCGCGGGCCTGCTGCTGGCGTACGTCAGCGGCCGGCGGCACGAGCTGGCAGTCCGCGCGGCGATCGGCGCGGCGCGCTGGCGGCTGGTGCGGCAGGTGATGACCGAAAGCGCGCTCCTCGCGGTCGCCGGCGGCGCGCTCGGCGTGCTGGTCGCGAGTTGGGGCACCGATCTGTTCGTCAATACCCTCGGCAAGCCGGGCGGCGCGAGCTGGCTGACGTTCTCCATCGACGCCCGGGTCGTGGCGTTCGCCTTTGCCGCCGCCGCGGCGACCTCGACCATCCTCGGTGTCGCGCCCGCGATCGGCGCGTCCCGCGTCGACATCCGGGGTGTGCTCCAGGAGGATCAGCAGGCGTCCGGGTCGCGCCGCCGCGCGCGGCTGCGCGGCGCGATGGTCGCCGCGCAGGTGGCGCTCTCGCTCGGCCTGGTCACCGGCGGGGCATCCATCGTGACCAGCGCGCTCGCCATGGACGATGTGCACCCCGGCTTCGAGCGCGCCGGCCTCGTCGTCGTGCGCGCGCCGCTGCCCGACGCCCGGTTCGACTCGACGGCGCTGCGGATGGATCTGGTGGATTCGATGCGGGCGCGGCTGGCGGCGGTCGCCGGCGTCTCGGCGGTCTCCGCGATCAGCCATGCACCGCTCGTCGATCGCAACGTGCCGGCGACGGGCTTCATCGTGGAGGGATGGACCGCGACCGCGTCGCCGCCCGCCGCGACGTTCCGGTTCGTGGACGCGGATTACTTCGACGCGATGCGGATCCCGGTTCGCCGCGGGCGCGCCTTCACCGCGCGCGAAGCTCGCGACGAGCGAAGCGCGTCCGTCATCATCAACGAGACCATGGCGCGCCGGCACTGGCCCGATCGCGATCCGATCGGCGCTCGTTTGCGCCTGCCCGGGGCCGCGAATCCCTCGGCCTGGTTCACCGTCGTCGGCGTCGTCGGTGACGTCGCGCAGCGCGCGCTCCCCGGCCCGCCCGAGAGCCAGATGTACTACACGCTGCCGAACGGCCGTGACGTGGCGTTCGTCGTGCGGACCGCCGGCGAGTCGTCCGCAGCCGTGGACGCGGTGCGCACCGCGGCGGCCGGCGTCGACCCCGCCGTTGCCGTCACGGTGCACACGATGGACGGGACCTATCGCGCATACGCGGAGGATCGCCGGCTGCAGGGGTTCGTGCTCGGGTCGCTGGGCGCGGTCGCCCTGCTGGTCGCCGCCCTCGGCGTCTTCGGCGTGATGTCGCTGACCGTCGCCGAGCGCCATCGCGAGATCGCAATCCGCGCCGCCCTCGGCGGAACGCCGCGCGCGATCCTGCAGCTCATTCTCGGCAGCGCGCTGCGCCTCGTGTCGATTGGCGTCGGCGCGGGACTGCTCCTCGCGTTCGCCGCCACCGCCTTTCTCTCGTCGATCTTCTTCGGGCTGCGCGCCTTCGACCCGGCGCTGTTCGCGGGTGCGGCAACGCTGCTCGGCGGCGCCGCGCTTGCCGCGTCGTGGTGGCCGGCGCGGACGGCGGCGCGGGTGGATCCGATGGCCGCGCTGAAGCTGAAGTGA
- a CDS encoding ABC transporter permease — protein MNWLYAARGLRRTPAFTLAAVASLSVGLALAASAVSVVNAYLIRSLPYRDAGRIYHLRYAPPGPWEPRGMTALDWTAVADVVEHPIASAGETFHVSDGGFSTSLRALRVTHGFVEGLGVRVVSGRTLQPHDFAAGGEPAALIGHALWRERFGADPGAIGRVILAEAESRPGAPETFRIAGVLEPDFYYGREARTGVDLLVTQAAPIRAYMVKLRQGVLPAVAERRITDAARAAATSPIPAGWTGVQLESAHERWVGSVRPVLLGVVIAVALVLVIVCANVAVLMLLRAMQRRREVAVRLALGAGWTQIARMLMAETALLSGAGLAGGLGLTALSLGTLAPLIETQLGRQAPNAAGIQIDATVLLAVAAAGLLAAVAISLAPLASSLVPGGRALTDALRQSGRGVSGGRPMRRLRGGLIAFEVAGSLVLLVACGLMVRSLIAMVSTDLGFDPDGLVRSRVVLRARNHPDPASYLAFKAEFERRVTEATGAVTAYSSWPPYVAPPDRLVEADGAGTAMGGTVFVSSGYFSAFAIALQQGRPFSADEVSAAAPLAIVSASLAQRLWPDGTAVGRRLRFVDQTPSGPRSTEWRTVVGVARDVRQAYGDEAKGDLYMPRLPEGRFGTFYVRTGAATPALFEALRKAAADLDRDAVVDPPRLVSAEDRTLAGTRFLTMMLTSFAAIAAFLALLGIYGVTAYAVQQRHKEVAVRVALGATARNVLAMFLREGVRLLAIGAVAGLAGGVLVSRVLQSRIFGIVAFDPLTYGTASVLLIGAGLATTLWASRGATRTNPSAALNAD, from the coding sequence ATGAACTGGCTGTACGCCGCGCGTGGACTTCGACGCACCCCGGCCTTCACGCTTGCCGCGGTCGCATCGCTTTCGGTCGGCCTCGCCCTTGCGGCGTCGGCCGTGTCCGTCGTCAATGCGTATCTGATTCGCTCGCTGCCCTATCGCGACGCCGGTCGGATCTATCACCTGCGCTACGCGCCGCCAGGGCCGTGGGAGCCGCGCGGGATGACGGCGCTCGACTGGACCGCCGTCGCCGATGTCGTCGAGCATCCGATCGCGTCGGCGGGCGAGACGTTCCACGTCAGCGATGGCGGGTTCTCGACGTCGCTCCGCGCCCTGCGCGTGACGCACGGGTTCGTCGAAGGGCTGGGGGTGCGGGTCGTGTCGGGGCGCACGCTGCAGCCGCACGATTTCGCCGCGGGCGGCGAGCCCGCCGCGTTGATCGGTCACGCGCTGTGGCGCGAGCGCTTCGGCGCGGATCCGGGTGCGATCGGACGAGTGATTCTGGCCGAAGCGGAATCCCGCCCGGGTGCGCCGGAGACCTTCCGCATTGCGGGGGTGCTGGAGCCGGACTTCTACTACGGCCGCGAAGCGCGCACCGGGGTCGACCTGCTCGTGACACAGGCGGCGCCGATTCGCGCCTACATGGTCAAGCTGCGCCAGGGCGTGCTTCCGGCGGTCGCCGAGCGGCGGATCACCGACGCCGCGCGCGCCGCCGCGACGTCGCCGATTCCCGCCGGCTGGACCGGCGTGCAGCTCGAATCGGCGCACGAACGATGGGTCGGCAGCGTGCGGCCCGTGCTGCTCGGCGTGGTGATTGCGGTGGCGCTCGTCCTGGTAATCGTGTGTGCGAACGTCGCCGTGCTCATGCTGCTCCGCGCGATGCAGCGCCGGCGCGAAGTGGCGGTCCGGCTCGCGCTCGGCGCGGGCTGGACGCAGATCGCGCGCATGCTCATGGCGGAGACGGCGCTGCTTTCGGGCGCCGGACTGGCCGGCGGTCTCGGGCTGACCGCGCTCTCGCTGGGCACGCTGGCGCCGCTGATCGAAACGCAGCTCGGACGCCAGGCCCCCAATGCCGCGGGAATCCAGATCGATGCCACCGTTCTCCTCGCCGTCGCCGCAGCGGGGTTGCTGGCCGCAGTCGCAATCTCGCTCGCGCCGCTCGCGTCATCGCTCGTTCCTGGGGGGCGCGCGCTGACCGACGCGCTGCGCCAGTCCGGGCGGGGCGTCAGCGGCGGCCGGCCGATGCGGCGGCTGCGCGGCGGACTGATCGCCTTCGAGGTCGCCGGCTCGCTCGTGCTCCTGGTCGCCTGCGGCCTCATGGTGCGCAGCTTGATCGCGATGGTGTCGACCGATCTCGGCTTCGATCCCGACGGTCTCGTGCGCTCCCGCGTGGTACTGCGCGCGCGCAACCATCCCGATCCCGCGAGCTACCTGGCCTTCAAGGCGGAATTCGAACGGCGCGTCACGGAAGCGACCGGTGCGGTGACCGCCTACAGCAGCTGGCCGCCCTACGTCGCGCCGCCCGATCGCCTCGTCGAAGCGGACGGCGCCGGCACCGCGATGGGGGGAACCGTCTTCGTGAGCAGCGGCTATTTCTCGGCGTTTGCCATTGCGCTCCAACAAGGACGTCCGTTCTCGGCCGACGAAGTGTCGGCGGCCGCGCCGCTCGCCATCGTCAGCGCGTCGCTGGCGCAGCGCCTCTGGCCGGACGGCACAGCGGTGGGACGCCGGCTGCGCTTCGTCGACCAGACGCCGTCCGGACCGCGCTCGACGGAATGGCGGACGGTCGTCGGTGTGGCTCGCGACGTGCGGCAGGCGTACGGCGACGAAGCGAAAGGCGATTTGTACATGCCGCGGCTGCCCGAGGGGCGGTTCGGAACCTTCTACGTCCGGACCGGGGCGGCGACCCCTGCCCTGTTCGAGGCGCTGCGCAAGGCGGCTGCCGATCTGGATCGAGACGCGGTCGTCGATCCGCCGCGGCTCGTCTCGGCGGAAGACCGCACGCTGGCCGGGACGCGATTCCTGACCATGATGCTGACGTCGTTCGCCGCCATCGCCGCATTTCTGGCCCTGCTCGGCATCTATGGGGTGACCGCATATGCGGTGCAGCAGCGCCACAAGGAAGTGGCCGTGAGGGTCGCGCTCGGCGCCACCGCGCGCAACGTGCTCGCGATGTTTCTTCGCGAAGGCGTCCGGCTGCTCGCGATCGGCGCGGTCGCCGGTCTCGCGGGCGGCGTGCTGGTGTCGCGCGTCCTGCAGTCGCGGATCTTCGGGATCGTGGCCTTCGATCCGCTCACGTACGGAACCGCGTCGGTGCTCCTGATCGGCGCCGGGCTCGCGACGACGTTGTGGGCGTCGCGGGGCGCGACGCGGACGAATCCGTCGGCAGCCTTGAACGCCGACTGA
- a CDS encoding TonB-dependent receptor, which produces MAAALAALVVFARDARAQDPTGAVEGTITDATGAPLPRARVTAVNAGTGLAKDAETGADGFYRILLLPVGRYTVTMQAPGFTTLVRDAIDVSVSQSVRVNAQLELSSLSETVKVSGGAQLVDTTTNVLGRVITGRELVDLPLNGRNFTQLGLLETGVAPLPAGVATAGGSLRQGQAYAVNGMRPEQNMYLVDGAQNQNRMDGGYALKLPVEAIAEFRILTQTAPAEYGGTAGATTSVVTRSGTNQLHGSLYEFVRDDAFDARNYFSEKVEPLEQHQFGGTIGGPLSPERALFFGYYEGFRNTQGLTTTATVPTAQERLGDFSGLGVPLLNLAAGGVPFPGNRIPDAAINPVARSVLSLYPQGNVSPSLYRETVVVRNVSNQAGGRFDVNLSPENQLFGRYAYSGGHNINPISVRGTDVPGFPTRDDYSTHHTTISNTRILSPSLTNSLRGSWMRHAFFFDQRLNRNPPSALGFGYNSSNDVGQGPPFFNISGYSPIGGAITGPRNSTQTTFEIQDGVAWTNGAHLIKTGGEFRRTGIDMVQTIAPNAFFVFAGTFPTNNAIANLLLGAPVTFYQGLGDFGRAVAVWSASAYLQDEWRATPRLTLNYGLRYERINPFTEADDRLNGFVPGVQSTVRPDAPLGLVFPGDPGIGRGIADGIHALMPRAGVAWDPNGAGVWSIRAAYGLFYDQFQNGAGTTSQIAISSTPWAQFVQFSGAGLNFQNPFLGRPPTAPDTFVRPSTLFALDPEAKPPRVHNWNASVQRSMLDRYVVELRYVGARGKHLPRNVEANPAVFGPGATAQNADRRRIYGNCPADGSACALSTVAMLRSVARSRYDAAQVSVSRRFGGTLGFNASYWYSRSYDHLSAMNLSGAAARPLAGENDLAQNPFDLEAEWGPSLFDARHRLVASATWMVPVSRSAPAAMRAVINGWQLNVAASHNSGTPFTVSDSANVALQANSPPISGFPASRPNLVGDPNAGPHTVNAWLSRSAFERLSIQTQAGQFGNAGRNIARGPAYTNVDLALVRDVALVRQTRLQIRAEVFNLANHANFGLPVADLNSPSFGRILSAGPPRLMQFAVKLFF; this is translated from the coding sequence GTGGCTGCGGCCCTCGCGGCACTCGTGGTGTTCGCGCGCGACGCGCGAGCGCAGGATCCCACCGGCGCCGTCGAGGGCACCATCACCGACGCCACCGGCGCGCCGCTGCCGCGGGCGCGCGTCACCGCCGTCAACGCCGGAACCGGACTCGCCAAGGACGCGGAGACCGGGGCGGACGGCTTCTATCGGATTCTTCTGCTGCCGGTCGGCCGCTACACCGTCACCATGCAGGCGCCTGGCTTCACGACGCTGGTTCGCGACGCGATCGACGTGAGCGTCAGCCAGAGCGTGCGCGTCAACGCGCAGCTCGAACTCTCGTCGCTGAGCGAGACGGTGAAGGTGTCGGGCGGAGCGCAGCTGGTCGATACGACCACCAACGTCCTCGGCCGCGTCATCACCGGGCGCGAACTGGTTGATCTGCCGCTGAACGGACGCAACTTCACCCAGCTCGGTCTGCTCGAGACCGGCGTCGCGCCGCTCCCCGCCGGCGTGGCGACCGCCGGCGGCAGCCTGCGGCAGGGACAGGCGTACGCGGTGAACGGGATGCGGCCCGAGCAGAACATGTATCTCGTCGACGGCGCGCAGAACCAGAACCGCATGGACGGCGGCTATGCGCTCAAGCTGCCGGTCGAAGCGATCGCCGAGTTCCGCATCCTCACCCAGACGGCGCCGGCCGAGTACGGCGGCACTGCCGGCGCGACGACCAGCGTGGTCACGCGCTCGGGCACCAACCAGCTGCACGGATCGCTCTACGAGTTCGTGCGCGACGACGCCTTCGATGCGAGGAATTACTTCTCCGAGAAGGTCGAGCCGCTCGAGCAGCACCAGTTCGGCGGCACGATCGGCGGACCGCTCTCGCCCGAGCGCGCGCTCTTCTTCGGCTACTACGAGGGGTTCCGCAACACCCAGGGGCTGACGACGACGGCGACGGTGCCGACCGCGCAGGAGCGTCTCGGCGACTTCTCGGGGCTCGGCGTGCCGCTGCTGAACCTGGCGGCCGGCGGCGTCCCCTTCCCCGGCAACAGGATCCCGGACGCGGCAATCAATCCCGTCGCCCGCAGCGTCCTCAGTCTCTACCCGCAAGGCAACGTCTCGCCATCGCTCTATCGCGAGACGGTGGTGGTGCGGAACGTCTCGAACCAGGCCGGGGGCCGGTTCGACGTCAACCTGTCGCCGGAGAATCAGCTCTTCGGGCGGTATGCGTATTCCGGCGGCCACAACATCAATCCCATTTCGGTCCGCGGCACCGACGTGCCGGGGTTTCCGACCCGCGACGACTACTCGACCCATCACACGACGATCTCGAACACGCGGATCCTGTCGCCGTCGCTGACCAATTCGCTCCGCGGCAGCTGGATGCGGCACGCGTTCTTCTTCGATCAGCGGCTGAATCGCAATCCGCCGTCCGCGCTCGGCTTCGGCTACAACTCGTCCAACGACGTGGGCCAGGGACCGCCGTTCTTCAACATCAGCGGCTACTCGCCGATCGGCGGCGCGATCACCGGCCCGCGCAACTCGACGCAGACGACGTTCGAGATCCAGGACGGCGTCGCGTGGACGAACGGCGCGCACCTGATCAAGACGGGTGGCGAGTTCCGCCGCACCGGCATCGACATGGTGCAGACGATCGCGCCGAACGCCTTCTTCGTGTTCGCGGGGACGTTCCCGACCAACAACGCGATCGCCAACCTCCTGCTCGGCGCGCCGGTCACGTTCTACCAGGGCCTCGGCGACTTCGGCCGCGCGGTTGCGGTCTGGAGCGCATCCGCGTACCTGCAGGACGAGTGGCGCGCCACGCCGCGCCTCACGCTCAACTACGGGCTGCGCTACGAGCGCATCAACCCGTTCACCGAGGCAGACGACCGGTTGAACGGCTTCGTCCCCGGCGTGCAGTCCACCGTCAGGCCGGACGCGCCGCTCGGGCTCGTCTTCCCCGGCGATCCGGGAATCGGCCGCGGCATCGCCGACGGCATCCACGCGCTCATGCCGCGGGCCGGCGTCGCCTGGGATCCCAACGGCGCCGGCGTGTGGTCGATCCGCGCCGCCTACGGCCTGTTCTACGATCAGTTCCAGAACGGCGCCGGGACGACGTCGCAGATTGCGATCAGCAGTACGCCGTGGGCGCAGTTCGTGCAATTCAGCGGCGCCGGCCTGAACTTCCAGAATCCGTTTCTCGGCCGCCCGCCGACGGCGCCCGACACGTTCGTGCGGCCGTCGACGCTCTTCGCCCTCGATCCCGAGGCGAAGCCGCCGCGCGTGCACAACTGGAACGCGAGCGTCCAGCGCTCCATGCTCGATCGCTACGTCGTCGAACTGCGGTACGTCGGCGCGCGCGGGAAGCACTTGCCGCGCAACGTCGAAGCGAATCCTGCGGTCTTCGGACCCGGGGCGACGGCGCAGAACGCCGACCGGCGGCGCATCTACGGGAACTGTCCGGCGGACGGGAGCGCGTGCGCGCTGTCGACCGTGGCGATGCTGCGCAGCGTCGCGCGATCGCGCTACGACGCGGCGCAGGTGAGCGTGTCGCGGCGCTTCGGCGGGACGCTGGGGTTCAACGCGTCCTACTGGTACTCGCGGTCGTACGACCATCTGTCGGCGATGAATCTCTCCGGCGCGGCGGCCCGTCCGCTCGCCGGTGAGAACGACCTCGCGCAGAACCCGTTCGATCTCGAAGCGGAGTGGGGGCCGTCGCTGTTCGACGCGCGCCATCGGCTCGTGGCCAGCGCGACGTGGATGGTGCCGGTGTCCCGCAGCGCACCGGCGGCGATGCGGGCGGTGATCAACGGCTGGCAGCTGAACGTGGCGGCCTCGCACAACTCGGGGACGCCGTTCACCGTCTCGGACTCCGCCAATGTCGCGCTGCAGGCGAACAGTCCGCCCATCTCCGGGTTCCCCGCCAGCCGGCCGAATCTCGTCGGCGACCCGAACGCGGGTCCGCATACGGTGAACGCGTGGTTGAGCCGCTCGGCGTTCGAGCGCCTGAGCATCCAGACGCAGGCGGGCCAGTTCGGCAACGCCGGCCGGAACATCGCGCGCGGCCCCGCGTACACCAACGTCGACCTCGCGCTCGTGCGCGACGTGGCGCTGGTGCGGCAGACGCGGCTGCAGATCCGCGCCGAGGTGTTCAACCTCGCGAATCACGCCAACTTCGGGCTGCCGGTGGCGGATCTCAACTCCCCCAGCTTCGGCCGCATCCTGTCCGCGGGTCCGCCGCGGCTGATGCAGTTCGCCGTCAAGCTGTTCTTCTAG
- a CDS encoding DUF1343 domain-containing protein has translation MSVIPLVFAAAAAVAGAATVLPGIDVFLSDVPRAIRGKRVALITNYSAVNREKVPDIDLIAASKDVKLVALLAPEHGIRGTAAAGEKIADDVDAKTGIPIYSLYASEDRGPTPEMLKDVDAILYDLQEVGGRTWTYVSTMALSMQAAARKGIPFVVLDRPNPIGGEIVEGALLDPRFRSFVGMYPIPARHGMTVGELATLFNRQHGIGANLIVVRAANWKRSQWLDETGLPFVNPSPNLRSLAALTSYPGSVYFEGTNLTEGRGTDRPFEQIGASWLFAPEVVKLMNEKGLPGVRFEAITMTVAPTAAKFKGMTIPGVRFVITDPRAYRPVRTALILIAEIRRLYPKDFSWGPSIDRLTGSDEVRLAIEGGRLPALLDEWDREAAAFAESRKPFLLYR, from the coding sequence ATGTCAGTCATTCCGCTCGTCTTTGCCGCCGCGGCGGCGGTTGCCGGCGCGGCGACGGTGCTTCCCGGCATCGACGTCTTCCTGTCCGACGTCCCGCGCGCGATCCGCGGCAAGCGCGTCGCGCTGATCACCAACTACAGCGCCGTCAACCGCGAGAAGGTGCCGGACATCGACCTGATCGCCGCGAGCAAGGACGTCAAGCTCGTGGCGCTGCTCGCGCCGGAACACGGCATCCGCGGCACCGCCGCCGCGGGAGAGAAGATCGCCGACGACGTCGACGCGAAGACCGGCATTCCGATCTACTCGCTGTACGCGTCCGAGGACCGCGGCCCCACCCCGGAGATGCTGAAGGACGTCGACGCGATCCTCTACGACCTGCAGGAGGTCGGCGGCCGGACGTGGACCTACGTGTCGACGATGGCGCTGTCGATGCAGGCGGCGGCGCGCAAGGGGATTCCGTTCGTCGTCCTCGATCGCCCGAACCCGATCGGCGGCGAGATCGTCGAAGGGGCGCTGCTCGATCCGAGGTTCAGGTCGTTCGTCGGCATGTACCCCATCCCGGCGCGGCACGGGATGACCGTGGGCGAGCTGGCGACGCTGTTCAACAGGCAGCACGGCATCGGCGCGAATCTGATCGTCGTGCGCGCCGCGAACTGGAAGCGGTCGCAGTGGCTCGACGAGACCGGGCTTCCGTTCGTCAATCCGTCGCCGAACCTGCGCTCGCTGGCGGCGCTGACGAGCTATCCCGGTTCGGTGTACTTCGAGGGAACGAACCTGACCGAGGGTCGCGGCACGGATCGGCCGTTCGAGCAGATCGGCGCGTCCTGGCTCTTCGCGCCCGAAGTCGTGAAGCTGATGAACGAGAAGGGACTCCCGGGCGTCCGCTTCGAGGCGATCACGATGACGGTCGCGCCGACCGCGGCGAAGTTCAAGGGGATGACGATCCCCGGCGTCAGGTTCGTGATCACGGATCCCCGCGCCTACCGTCCGGTGCGCACCGCGCTGATTCTGATCGCGGAAATCCGGCGGCTGTACCCGAAGGACTTCTCGTGGGGACCGTCGATCGATCGGCTGACCGGCTCGGACGAGGTGCGGCTGGCGATTGAAGGAGGACGGCTGCCGGCGCTCCTCGACGAATGGGATCGCGAGGCCGCGGCCTTCGCCGAGAGCCGCAAGCCGTTCCTGCTCTACCGCTGA